The following proteins are encoded in a genomic region of Arachis stenosperma cultivar V10309 chromosome 4, arast.V10309.gnm1.PFL2, whole genome shotgun sequence:
- the LOC130974683 gene encoding protein FAR1-RELATED SEQUENCE 5-like: protein MYVVLDKGNECWVVSRLELRHSHPCSAKKADHYHEYRELTMHAKCVITDNDEAGIRPNKTYLALANEVGGFANLGFSEKDVRNYITRNLRCSDDNVDFQGMINYFVRMKEINPNFFYAIDVDDANKFRSALWVDARCRASYEYYGDVVSFDTTYRKNRYGLPFASFVGVNHHGKSTLFCCTLLGSEEIHSFEWMCTQWVRCVGTAPRGIITDQCKAMTGAIRNVLPDTIHRWCIWHIIKKSQFKLGGYARYGERVQ, encoded by the exons ATGTATGTCGTGTTGGACAAGGGGAACGAATGTTGGGTTGTGTCTAGATTAGAACTGAGGCATTCTCACCCCTGTTCGGCTAAGAAAGCTGACCACTATCATGAGTACCGAGAGCTGACAATGCATGCTAAGTGCGTCATTACGGATAACGACGAGGCTGGAATAAGACCCAACAAGACATATCTAGCACTGGCAAACGAGGTTGGTGGGTTCGCAAACCTAGGTTTTTCAGAAAAAGATGTCAGAAATTACATCACACGCAATCTCCGATGCTCCGATGACAATGTGGACTTCCAGGGGATGATAAATTATTTCGTTCGAATGAAGGAGATCAATCCCAACTTCTTTTATGCAATAGATGTTGACGATGCTAATAAATTTAGGAGCGCACTTTGGGTAGATGCAAGGTGCAGGGCTTCGTATGAATACTACGGAGATGTGGTGTCGTTTGACACCACATACAGAAAAAACAG GTATGGTCTGCCCTTTGCATCCTTTGTAGGTGTAAACCACCATGGGAAGTCCACTCTTTTTTGCTGCACTTTACTTGGGAGCGAGGAGATCCATAGTTTTGAGTGGATGTGCACGCAGTGGGTGAGATGCGTTGGGACTGCACCAAGGGGGATTATCACTGACCAGTGTAAGGCGATGACTGGTGCTATTAGGAATGTCCTACCTGACACTATCCACCGATGGTGCATCTGGCACATAATAAAGAAATCACAATTCAAGCTTGGTGGATACGCTAGGTACGGAGAACGAGTGCAATGA
- the LOC130973820 gene encoding glycine-rich cell wall structural protein-like — protein sequence MGKLHKYVSVLALLFVFVIGIAECRKVKDDELVDGIGGDGGRGVGFGGGVGGGVGVGVGGGIGKGGGAGGGVGGGGGAGGGFGGGKGGGVGGGAGGGGGFGGGTGGGFGGGKGGGAGGGGGAGGGFGGGKGGGGGAGSGAGGGFGGGRGGGAGGGFGGGKGGGSGGGAGGGFGGGKGGGGGVGGGGGAGGGAGGGFGGGKGGGFGGGKGGGGGVGGGGGAGGGAGGGFGGGKGGGGGVGGGGGAGGGAGGGSGGGGGVGGGVGGGAGGGFGGGKGGGGGGGGGGGGGGGGGGGGFGGGKGGGVGGGVGGGFGGGKGGGGGGGGGGGGGGGGGGGHGGGF from the coding sequence ATGGGAAAATTGCATAAGTATGTAAGTGTGCTTGCTTTGTTGTTTGTATTTGTAATAGGAATAGCGGAATGTAGAAAAGTTAAAGATGATGAGTTAGTTGATGGCattggaggagatggaggtcgGGGTGTTGGATTTGGTGGTGGCGTTGGAGGCGGTGtgggtgttggtgttggtggaGGCATTGGTAAAGGTGGTGGTGCCGGAGGAGGAGTTGGTGGCGGTGGCGGTGCTGGTGGAGGCTTTGGAGGTGGAAAAGGTGGTGGTGTAGGGGGAGGAGCTGGCGGCGGTGGTGGATTTGGTGGTGGTACAGGTGGAGGATTTGGAGGTGGCAAGGGTGGCGGCGCCGGAGGAGGTGGTGGTGCAGGTGGGGGGTTTGGAGGTGGAAAAGGTGGTGGTGGAGGAGCAGGCAGTGGTGCCGGTGGAGGATTTGGAGGTGGCAGAGGTGGTGGTGCAGGTGGAGGTTTTGGAGGTGGTAAAGGTGGAGGAAGCGGAGGTGGTGCTGGTGGAGGCTTTGGAGGTGGCAAaggtggaggaggaggagttGGAGGAGGTGGAGGAGCTGGAGGTGGTGCCGGTGGAGGTTTTGGAGGTGGTAAAGGTGGAGGCTTTGGAGGTGGCAAaggtggaggaggaggagttGGAGGAGGTGGAGGAGCTGGAGGTGGTGCCGGTGGAGGTTTCGGAGGTGGCAAaggtggaggaggaggagttGGAGGAGGTGGAGGAGCTGGAGGTGGTGCCGGTGGAGGCTCTGGAGGTGGAGGTGGTGTAGGGGGAGGAGTCGGGGGTGGTGCAGGTGGAGGGTTTGGAGGCGgcaaaggaggaggaggtggtggtggaggtggaggaggtggaggtggaggtggaggtggtGGAGGCTTTGGAGGTGGAAAAGGTGGTGGTGTAGGAGGAGGAGTTGGTGGAGGCTTTGGAGGAGGTaaaggtggtggtggtggcggcggtggtggtggaggcggtggtggaggaggaggaggcgGCCATGGAGGTggattttga
- the LOC130974684 gene encoding protein FAR1-RELATED SEQUENCE 5-like translates to MNHIVWNSPSTESFESDWASFIKHFKLGQNRWLAGMRSTQRSESMHAFYGGYLHYKSGLVQFVHEYDNVLGTKEQKELEDDAADSKGVIPCIGSTGIERQFQQEYTSSMFRSLQVEVRKKTDCVVRSIEQKGDTISIAVDEQKGQCECNNFEFVGILCCNILAVWSYYRVDIEPGCYVLLRWSKNVIRKHTYIKSSHDVARSDESNNLFRHMCSEFYNVAQEFVACDKEAAILIPFPHRAQAMELYMTYRDPQESKPKDGLRDEVDLPSDNDHHGPLNKRIEDSTMWNSSDGGGFMHLLNSFRHI, encoded by the exons ATGAATCACATTGTGTGGAATTCTCCTTCGACTGAATCATTCGAGTCTGATTGGGCTAGTTTTATCAAACACTTTAAGTTAGGCCAGAACAGATGGTTAGCAG GCATGAGGAGTACACAGCGTAGTGAAAGTATGCACGCATTTTATGGTGGATACTTGCATTACAAGAGTGGGTTGGTTCAGTTCGTCCATGAATACGACAATGTCCTTGGAACCAAGGAGCAAAAGGAGCTGGAAGATGATGCTGCGGACTCGAAAGGGGTCATCCCGTGTATAGGGAGCACGGGCATTGAGAGACAGTTTCAGCAGGAATACACCAGTAGTATGTTCAGGAGTCTTCAAGTGGAGGTAAGAAAAAAAACCGATTGCGTGGTTCGATCAATTGAACAAAAGGGAGATACGATTTCTATTGCAGTGGACGAGCAGAAG GGTCAGTGCGAGTGCAACAATTTTGAATTCGTTGGTATTTTGTGTTGCAACATCCTTGCGGTCTGGTCATACTACAGAGTTGACATTGAACCAGGCTGCTATGTTCTTCTTCGATGGAGTAAGAATGTCATCCGCAAGCACACTTACATCAAGAGTAGCCATGACGTGGCTCGGAGTGATGAAAGCAACAATTTGTTCAGGCATATGTGTTCAGAGTTCTATAATGTTGCGCAGGAGTTTGTTGCTTGTGATAAGGAAGCAGCCATCTT AATACCGTTCCCACACAGAGCACAGGCGATGGAATTGTACATGACATACAGGGACCCTCAAGAGTCAAAACCAAAGGACGGCCTAAGG GATGAGGTTGACCTTCCGTCAGATAATGATCATCATGGGCCCCTTAATAAAAGAATTGAGGATTCTACTATGTGGAACTCATCGGATGGTGGCGGATTCATGCACCTGTTGAATTCTTTTAGGCATATATAG